From the Candidatus Limnocylindrales bacterium genome, the window AGCTCTTTGTCGACTGGGCCGGCCAGGCGCTGCCGCTTACCAACGCCCAGACCGGAGAGGTAACCGAGCAGCCGATATTCGTGGCCGCCCTGGGCGCCAGCAACTACACCTACGCCGAGGCAGCCCAGAGCCAGGAGTCGGCGTGCTGGCTGATGGCGCACGTACGCGCCTTTGAGTTTCTCGGCGGCGTTACCGAAGTCGTCGTCCCCGACAACCTAAAGACCGGCGTCACCAAGGCCTGCTTCTACGAGCCCTCGCTCAACAAGGCCTACGTCGAGCTGGCCGAGCACTACGGCACCACGATCCTGCCGACACGCGTAGCCAAGCCCAAAGACAAGCCCAAGGTCGAGAATGCCGTCCAGCAGGTGGAACGCTGGGTGCTGGCCCCGCTTCGCAACCATACGTTCTTCAGCCTGGCCGAGATGAATGCCGCCATCGCCGAGCGCCTCGCGTGGCTCAACGACCGCCCATTCTCGCGCCTGCAGGGCACGCGCAGGTCGCTGTACATGGAGCTTGATCGCCCGGCACTGCGGCCGTTGCCAGCCAAGAGATTCGAGCCTGCCGACTGGAAGGTCGACGTCGGTGTGGGCATCGACCACCACATCGTCTTCGACAAGCACTACTACAGCGTGCCGCACGAGCTGGTGGGCAAGCGCGTCGACGTGCGCGCCGGATTCCTCATCGTCGAGCTGTTCTACAGCTGTCCAGCGACACCCAGTCTCGCGCACTAAGACGACATCCAGATTCGCGCACCTCGGTTGATCCTAAACCCTCGATTTTTCCGCTGTTCGGTTTCCGCTATCGGGTTTTTCTGCGACACCCTCCTTCACGATTGCTGCGTCACGGCGCGTTCCAGGTCCCGGAGCCTGTAGCTGCGTCCTTTGATGTCCAGGACGTGGCTGTTGTGCAGGAGTCGGTCCAGGATTGCGGTTGCCAGCACCTCGTCGCCGGCCAGGATCTCGGGCC encodes:
- the istA gene encoding IS21 family transposase, with the protein product MRKTREILRLRWHLGQSVRATSRSCGVAGSTILELESRAKAAGLSWPLADDLDDAALEALLYKREAAPPARELPDFASVHRELRRKGVTLELLWLEYKERGGPQAYSYSRFCELYGKWRGTLDVVMRQSHRAGEKLFVDWAGQALPLTNAQTGEVTEQPIFVAALGASNYTYAEAAQSQESACWLMAHVRAFEFLGGVTEVVVPDNLKTGVTKACFYEPSLNKAYVELAEHYGTTILPTRVAKPKDKPKVENAVQQVERWVLAPLRNHTFFSLAEMNAAIAERLAWLNDRPFSRLQGTRRSLYMELDRPALRPLPAKRFEPADWKVDVGVGIDHHIVFDKHYYSVPHELVGKRVDVRAGFLIVELFYSCPATPSLAH